The DNA window AATTGAAAATGCACATATATCTGCGGGCTGGTTCGATATGCGGGTAAGCTTTTGCGACCCAGGAAATGAGCATAAAGAAGATTTAATAAGCGGTGCAAAAGCAGCAGCGGCAGGAGGTTTTACAGGTGTGGCTACTTTGCCAAATACCGTGCCTGTTGCCGATAATAAATCGCAGATCGAATATCAGAAAAACATTCAACGCGGTGGACAAATGTTGGCGACTGATATATATCCAATGGGGGCATTAAGTGTGGGCTTACTGGGCAAAGACATGGCCGAGTTATATGATATGTTTCAAAGCGGTGCCATCGCATTTACCGATGGCGATAAAGCCCATACCAACAGCGGTTTGTTGATGCGATGTCTGCAATATGCAAAAGTTTTCGGGGCACCTATTGTCGTTATGGCGAACGACGAGGAGTTGAGCAAAGGTGGAAAAATGCATGAAGGACTGGTGAGTGTAAATTTGGGACTAAAAGGTATTCCTGATATTGCAGAGACTGCACAAATACAAAAGTGTTTGGAGATAGTAAGATATACAGAAGGCAAACTCCATTTCAGTAAAGTATCAACTCCACAAGGTTTGCAATTGATAGCGGCAGCAAAAGCAGAAGGATTGAACGTAACTGCCGATATAAGTATTCAACATTTAATACATACCGATACAGCG is part of the Bacteroidota bacterium genome and encodes:
- a CDS encoding dihydroorotase produces the protein MKAHIYLKNCILHHIGHPLHSKQIDMEVQDGIISQMGESIISTATEIIENAHISAGWFDMRVSFCDPGNEHKEDLISGAKAAAAGGFTGVATLPNTVPVADNKSQIEYQKNIQRGGQMLATDIYPMGALSVGLLGKDMAELYDMFQSGAIAFTDGDKAHTNSGLLMRCLQYAKVFGAPIVVMANDEELSKGGKMHEGLVSVNLGLKGIPDIAETAQIQKCLEIVRYTEGKLHFSKVSTPQGLQLIAAAKAEGLNVTADISIQHLIHTDTALESFDTHYKVMPPLRPQNYIDAMIKAINDGTIDCIVSDHKPENIENKAVEFDYAATGCIGTQTLYSAYQTYLADKISLNIFVKAVSNNPRNILNLPAIQIEQGAAANLTVFDPTEKWIYNKQNNLSKSYNTPFDNMEFTGKVLKVIK